A stretch of DNA from Nitrospinota bacterium:
ATTTTGTTCATAAATCACCTTTGCTGTTTCAATATTTCTCTGGTCACCAGTTGCCATAAGGTCTGCATAGATAAGTATTGGATGGACAATTTCTTTATAGTCTTGCCAGGTAACAGGTTTCCAAAAACGTTTAAGAATTTCTATATCACCATTAATATCTTTTCTTAATCTATGCTCTAATAACAGATCATTGAGATATCTTTGTCTTGTATAGATAGTAATATTTTGAGGTTTTAGATATCTTGTTAGTTTTAGAGCAGCAACTTCACCACCCCACTGTGCATATTCATAATTAAGAGTTTGTTGTTCCCACCAACCTGGATTACCTCTAAAACGTCCTAATATTAACTTTGGTCTCAATTTTTCTGGATAGTCAACAACCCAACGATTCAATAAATCCTCCTTATTAATCAGCTTATAGCCACGTTTTCCCATTTGTAACAGATAACCCATCTCTTTTAAATCTCTTATAACCCACCCAATAGTGCCAAGAGCAACTTCTGCAACTGTTGCAATATCACGGTATGTCTTGTTTACTAATTCCAAATTACATAAGAAAGCAAAAATAACTTTAAGACCTGTTGGTTTAAAAGCTTGTTTTTGTGGAACCTGCCTGAAAATATCAGGAGGTCTATTCCCTTTAACAAAAATAAAAACAGGCGGCTGATTAATATACGCATTACCTGCTGTATCTATAAATTCTATATTATTTTGTTTTAATTGATCTGCAATATAATCTGTAGCATGGTTAGTCGCAAGCAAGAGAGGATAAGGAAGTCTTTCTTTATGTTGCTTCAGCAATCCGATTAAGGCCATAGTAATATTATTTTTTATCTCTACGCAGAAATTAAATCTCTTGTCATAGGCTGTAATTTGCAATACCTTGTCTATCCTTAGGTTTGGATCAAAATATTCTTCAACTACATTAATTACAAAATTGCCAGGCAAAGCAAAGTTCTCCCTGAAAGCTTCCAGAGCAGCCTCAAAAACTTCATCATATCGATACTTATCCCGCATAAATATCCCTTTTTGTTCAAGATATAAATATGTTCATCTATTGTGAACATATATTTTTTTTGAACATAAGTCAAGTATTTCTTTAGTTTATTTTTTATAATAAATTGTAAATAAATGGATTAAATATATTTGTTCATAATTTCAAAATGTTCACTATTAATGAACAGAATAAATAATTGAACAAAATCTTAGTTTTTTTGTAACCGATTTTTCAGATATTTTCCGAGGTTTAATTTATGATACCGAAATGACAAATGCCTCGCTTGCTTGCCCAATCCCTAAAAAGCAGAAGGGGATTTGAAAGAAAAAACTGCAAGAACCTATTGACCAAATTCCTATTTAAATCTATATTTTACAGTAATACGCAGAAATTTTATGTATAATAATTGTTATACCCAAGGAGCAAAATGGACTTCCCAAAAAAACTCGGTATTCCCGATTATCAATTCAGGTTGATCTTCGGCAAAACCAAGATTGACTATGACGTTGAAAAGGAAATGGTTAACCGTCAAAAGCACGGTTATTCATTAGTAAGCGCAGTTCATTTGCTCGAAAAAGTACTTCTGCCCATCAAGTCAACTCCTTTTGTTACTACCGATGCATTCAAGGAAAATGAGGAAGTCAGGCACATTCACATGGGAGTAGATGACGAAGGAAATGTGGTTTATATGGTTACCACTATGAGATCAGACGAAACAGTAAGGGTAATATCGTTCAGAAGGGCTAGCGAGGAAGAACGGGAGTTGTTTTACTCACTTACAGGTTATAAATCGTAAACCCAACGACCGCTCATAAACTCGTGCCTGTGATGCTGAGCATTAGCCTTAAACTATAGGGGGTAACTTATGAGGTATTTCTTAGCGGGATGCACTTACCAGATTAGAAGTCTAGAAAAATCCTTAGACACGCTTTTCACACAGCTACACGCTGCCTACTTAGGGCCAACTCCATTTTATTGGGAGGAATTCAAACAGATAGCAGTAAGGTTTCTATCCAATACGCCACCCCACTCGGAACTAAATGAAGCCTACTTCAACAATTTCAATCTCGTGTGGAATCAGCTCCTTGTAAGTCGAAGATTCGACGAGGCAGAGACACTTTGGGAGATGGCTCTTGACCCCGCTCTAGAAGTAGAGAAGCGGAAACCTGATCATAAAATCCATAAAGGTACACCGTACTACTTTTGGGGTATGACAGCGATTCTTAGAGGGGATATCGATAAAGGGTATGCGCTGATGCATCAGGCAGTAGAAGAGGATGTCGCGACTACACAAAATCAGTTCCCCGATACTCCAGCATATGCATTAGCTACACTCAACTGGGCTAAGCAAGATCAAGCATTCAGACAGTGGGTTCTGGCCCAAGCGCAATTCCTCGATGAAAAGCAGAACAAGTATTCAACTATCTATTCTCGCCCTTTTACCTTGGAGAACTTCCGACAGCGATTCCTGAGCTCTCCTCCGAGCACCGAGGACGTCTTCCTTTTTGTATATACGGTCGCACGTCTCATGCGGTTAGGCAATGCACCCGAACATACTGTTCAGAGTCGCTTCGCTGGTCAGCTGTTCATGAGCCTCTTCTCAGACATGCTTGTAGTCATCGAATCAGCCTTAAAGTTCAAGAATCCCAACGGAAGATCATTCATTAATCACGCTGAATACCTGTCGCAGAAGGCATGTGATCCAATCTCCAATACTAGACTTAGGGAACTAAATAAAATGTTCAACGACGATTTCGATACAACTCTCACTGAGCTTCTTAATGGTAATTTTAGCTTCCCAGACCAGACGAAGCTTACAAAGCTGCAGTCCGAGATAGCCATTGCTTATGGTTTGCGGAATAGAGCTTTTCATAATACCTCTCCGACACCAGCTATGTGGCAACGATTTTCAGAAATCATGCAGATACTGTTCAATGTCATGTTCACCATGGTCGACTATGTATATGCCTGATCTTTCAAAGAGTGTGGACCCAAAATAGAGAGCGGCTAACAAGACAATCCAGCCGATCTCCTTCGTCGGCGTTTGAGTTCAAACGTTTGGCTTTAGATTTTACTCCCTTTCGATTTTTAGTAGGTGACAAGCAAGAAAATCATGGCTTTTTTAATTCCCCCTTCTGCTTTTTGGGGTTTTTCAAGTGAACGAGGAAAAAAGAGGCGAAGTGTCTGAAGGCGAAGCCAAGTTTTTTGCCTCGCCGAGTGAACGTAGAAAAACCCCGTTAAGAAAAGCAGGGGGCACCCTTCTTTAGTTACCTTTCTTGGGTGAGCAAGAAAGGTAAAAAGGAGTGGTTAATCCTTTAAGAAAATCGACAGAGTGTCCTTCTTTGGTTCGTTTCTTGGACAAGCAAGAAAAGGACATGAATCTCATATGAATCCCGTTGAAATTTTTAAGGAATTGAGAAATAATTATATAAAGAGAACTTTTTATTGAGTGAGAAAATGAAGGATTTAAGGCACAAAAAAATAAACCTCAAAGAGATGATACTCGAAGAGATAACAGATTTTGTCTTAAGCCTCGGCGAGAAAGGCTTCAGGGCAAAACAGATATATCAGTGGGTTTTTGAGAAAAGGATTTCAAGCATTGATGAGATGCACAATCTCTCAAAGGATTTTCGGGAATTGCTGAAAGAAAAGGCTTTCATCGGAAGAATAGAAAAAATCAAGGTTCTGGAATCCTCTGATGGTTCAAAGAAATATCTTTTTGGTCTTGAGGATGACAGGGTAATTGAGAGCGTTTCCATGCCCGATAAAAAAGGATTTACGCTTTGCATCTCTTCTCAGATAGGTTGCCGTTTCGGATGCAGGTTCTGTCTTACTGGAAAAGAGGGATTTACACGAAACCTGAAATCATGGGAGATTGTTGACCAAGTTTTATCCATAAGAGAAGATATCGAGGAGAAAAGCCAGAACATCGCCATTATGGGTATGGGTGAACCGCTCGATAATTACGACAATGTGATAAGGGCTGTAAAACAGATGATGGCAAAGGAAGGGATGAACATCTCTCCTCGGCGAATCACGCTTTCGACCGCAGGGTGGATCCCGGGACTCAAGCGCCTGAAAAAAGAGGGGCTGAATATCAACATCGCTGTTTCCCTGAATGCAACGGAGAATGAAACCAGAAATCTTCTCATGCCGATGAACAGAAAATATTCTCTGGTGCAGCTTCTCCAGACCTGCCGTGAGTACCCGCTTGCTGAAAGAAAGAAAATCACCTTCGAATATGTCCTTGTCAAAGATGTAAATGACTCGATTGAGGATGCGACAAGGCTGGCAAAGCTTCTTGGAGGGTTGCGATGCAAAATCAACCTGATTCCTTTTATCCCCTTTGAGGAATCGCCTTTCAAAGCCCCAACCGAGGAAAGGATTCTTGCCTTTCAGAATCATCTCATCAAAAAGAATTTTACTGTAATGCAGCGGAAAAGCCGAGGATTAGACATCGGAGCGGGCTGCGGTCATCTGAGGAGCTCTTTTGTAAAGCACTCTTTAGAAGAGGCAAAAGATTAATACGCTCCTAACCAATGAAAAATAAGAAATTTTTTATTATTCTTTTTCTCTGATGCAAGCGAAAGCCTTTTCAGTAATTTTCATTTCTCCTGCGGCAGGATACCGGAAAAGGTAGACAGGGACAACCCCTAGGGCTTTTCTGGAACTCCTTCTAAAATATCTTTTTTTGTTTCTTCTGATTTTTTGGTAGTTAACAAGCGAGCAAGAAATTCCGTTAAAAAAAGCAAGGGGTGTCCTTTTTTGGTTCGTTTGCTTTCGCAAGCAAGAAATGAACAAAAATTTATCTATTCTTTTGAGCAGACATAGGTCATGGCTGTTATCTCTTTCTCGTAGCTTTTTTTCACAATCTTAAAACCAGCTTTTGTGATTAATCCCTCCATAATCCAATCAAGTGTTGAGTATTCATCTCTGATATGCGTCTCAGTCTGCACAGAAAGCCTCTTGTCTTTTTTTTTGATTTTATCAATCACCCCTTGAAAAAAGCTATTGTAATCCTCAATGTCTGATGGGAAGACCGCATCCTTTAAATAAAAGAGTCCCCCTTTTTTTAAAATCTTATAGACGCGGCGAAGGGCAATCATCTTCCAAAAATCAGGAAGATGGTGCAACGCAATCTGCGATATGACTGCATCCAACGCTTCTCCTCTGTGCTCATAGGTCAGAAACCCTGCTTGATAGAACTCAATATTATCCCTCTTCTCTTTCTTTGCCTTTTCTTTTGCAAACTCAAGCATCATTTTTGACACATCAATCGCATAGACCTTTTTGCAATGTCTGGAAAACTCAATGGCAAGCTCTCCTGTTCCTGTGCCGATCTCAAGAATAGTCTGCTCTTTGCTGAGGTTGATATCCGAAATAATCTTTTTAATTTCCCCCTTTATATTTCGTATTCTCTGCATATGCTTATCATACGCCAAAACTTCATCCATGCTTGCGTAATCCACTCCCACCTGTCTTAATTCATCGTAATACCACTTTGGATAAGAACTCATAATATTTCTCCCTGTTCGTTTTTTCTTATTATAAAAAGAGGAATGCATGTTTATCAATGAAAAACTCCTCTTGATAGAAGCCTAACAGATTACAATTCCCCCTTTTGATTTTGAGGTAGGTGACAAGTGAGCGAGAAACCGCAAAAACCTATTGACTAAAATGTCTATTTAAACCTATATTTTATGCTAATACACAGAAAATTTTTTGTGTATTAATTATTATTACCATAAGTAGGGAGATACATATGGGACATTTTGATGATGCAAAAAAGCTTGTTCTTGATTGCAAGGATACATTGGAAGAGATTAAGTCAACCTATGAAGAATCTCTAAATGAGCGTAATATCAAACCGAAACTCTTAATAAGAATAAAGAACTTTATGGAAAACCTACGCTCAGCCTTAGATTTTACAGCTCATGGTTTGTTCGACAAATATGGCGATCAAACCAAAGCGGGCTACAATATCTATTTCCCTTATGC
This window harbors:
- a CDS encoding class I SAM-dependent methyltransferase — protein: MSSYPKWYYDELRQVGVDYASMDEVLAYDKHMQRIRNIKGEIKKIISDINLSKEQTILEIGTGTGELAIEFSRHCKKVYAIDVSKMMLEFAKEKAKKEKRDNIEFYQAGFLTYEHRGEALDAVISQIALHHLPDFWKMIALRRVYKILKKGGLFYLKDAVFPSDIEDYNSFFQGVIDKIKKKDKRLSVQTETHIRDEYSTLDWIMEGLITKAGFKIVKKSYEKEITAMTYVCSKE
- the rlmN gene encoding 23S rRNA (adenine(2503)-C(2))-methyltransferase RlmN — its product is MSEKMKDLRHKKINLKEMILEEITDFVLSLGEKGFRAKQIYQWVFEKRISSIDEMHNLSKDFRELLKEKAFIGRIEKIKVLESSDGSKKYLFGLEDDRVIESVSMPDKKGFTLCISSQIGCRFGCRFCLTGKEGFTRNLKSWEIVDQVLSIREDIEEKSQNIAIMGMGEPLDNYDNVIRAVKQMMAKEGMNISPRRITLSTAGWIPGLKRLKKEGLNINIAVSLNATENETRNLLMPMNRKYSLVQLLQTCREYPLAERKKITFEYVLVKDVNDSIEDATRLAKLLGGLRCKINLIPFIPFEESPFKAPTEERILAFQNHLIKKNFTVMQRKSRGLDIGAGCGHLRSSFVKHSLEEAKD
- a CDS encoding type IV toxin-antitoxin system AbiEi family antitoxin is translated as MRDKYRYDEVFEAALEAFRENFALPGNFVINVVEEYFDPNLRIDKVLQITAYDKRFNFCVEIKNNITMALIGLLKQHKERLPYPLLLATNHATDYIADQLKQNNIEFIDTAGNAYINQPPVFIFVKGNRPPDIFRQVPQKQAFKPTGLKVIFAFLCNLELVNKTYRDIATVAEVALGTIGWVIRDLKEMGYLLQMGKRGYKLINKEDLLNRWVVDYPEKLRPKLILGRFRGNPGWWEQQTLNYEYAQWGGEVAALKLTRYLKPQNITIYTRQRYLNDLLLEHRLRKDINGDIEILKRFWKPVTWQDYKEIVHPILIYADLMATGDQRNIETAKVIYEQNIVRYIRED
- a CDS encoding BrnT family toxin, which codes for MDFPKKLGIPDYQFRLIFGKTKIDYDVEKEMVNRQKHGYSLVSAVHLLEKVLLPIKSTPFVTTDAFKENEEVRHIHMGVDDEGNVVYMVTTMRSDETVRVISFRRASEEERELFYSLTGYKS